A region from the Halosolutus gelatinilyticus genome encodes:
- the ggt gene encoding gamma-glutamyltransferase produces the protein MPGIDRRRFLALTGTTAGAIAVGSAPATAAREYQEVTDVPGFSCDHPQFTCGQEVTAAGGMVSTVDPIAGGVAARILREGGNAIDAAIALQYVLTVTQPHGSGIGGGGFMVVYDAESDSVDVVNSRERASQGATPDMFLDNQGDEIPFDQAIQTGEAMGAPGTVKGLETARDLYGSKSRQRLINPAIKLARDGFTVDWFLAEQIATNAAKFNEAALDVFTDENGALYEESDTMTNPDLAGTLECIKRDGADAFYEGPIAEDLAAEIQRHARDPERAVDADDLAEYDVTLDEPVRKEWRGVELVGQPLPSSGPSVVAMILRMLEFLGIDEYELRSPELYHLIAEATIVAWGDRMEHMGDPEFVDVPIDELLSDEYLQERADLIELGRSVMDDTEGCFGGGNPGEIHDDGQTTHFSVVDRWGNAVSYTSTIEQFMGSGKMVPGRGFMINNELTDFDFAPGGANQPNAWKRPLSSMSPMLVLRDGEPEFTAGSPGGWSIISTTLQTILYRYVYGLGPLEAVTEPNIYTHYCGGIGWDEGVPAAARDTTTAWGQDWDDEPSTLGNVQVIDIGEDEFTGAADPNRAGQAVGLDRPGSGGGCGPDRD, from the coding sequence ATGCCGGGGATCGATCGTCGGCGATTCCTCGCGCTCACCGGAACGACGGCCGGCGCGATCGCGGTCGGATCGGCCCCGGCGACCGCGGCTCGGGAGTATCAGGAGGTCACCGACGTCCCCGGCTTCAGTTGCGATCACCCGCAGTTCACCTGCGGGCAGGAGGTGACCGCCGCGGGCGGGATGGTCTCGACGGTCGATCCGATCGCCGGCGGCGTCGCGGCGCGAATTCTCCGGGAGGGCGGGAACGCGATCGACGCCGCGATCGCGCTCCAGTACGTCCTGACCGTCACGCAACCGCACGGCTCGGGGATCGGCGGCGGCGGGTTCATGGTCGTCTACGACGCCGAGTCGGATTCGGTCGACGTCGTCAACAGCCGCGAGCGCGCCTCGCAGGGGGCGACGCCGGACATGTTCCTCGACAACCAGGGGGACGAGATCCCCTTCGACCAGGCGATCCAGACCGGCGAGGCGATGGGCGCACCCGGAACGGTAAAAGGGCTCGAGACGGCGCGCGACCTGTACGGCAGCAAATCCCGACAACGGTTGATCAACCCGGCGATCAAACTGGCCCGCGACGGCTTTACGGTCGACTGGTTCCTCGCCGAGCAGATCGCGACCAACGCAGCGAAGTTCAACGAGGCGGCCCTCGACGTCTTCACCGACGAGAACGGCGCCCTCTACGAAGAGAGCGACACGATGACCAATCCGGATCTCGCCGGGACCCTCGAATGCATCAAACGCGACGGAGCCGACGCGTTCTACGAGGGACCGATCGCCGAGGATCTCGCGGCCGAGATCCAGCGCCACGCCCGCGACCCAGAGCGCGCCGTCGACGCGGACGACCTCGCAGAGTACGATGTGACCCTCGACGAGCCGGTCCGCAAGGAGTGGCGCGGCGTCGAACTCGTCGGGCAGCCGCTCCCGAGCTCCGGCCCGTCGGTCGTGGCGATGATCCTCCGGATGCTCGAGTTCCTCGGTATCGACGAGTACGAGCTCCGATCGCCGGAGCTGTACCACCTGATCGCCGAGGCGACGATCGTCGCGTGGGGCGATCGGATGGAGCACATGGGCGACCCCGAGTTCGTCGACGTCCCGATCGACGAACTGCTCTCGGACGAGTACCTGCAGGAGCGCGCGGACCTGATCGAACTGGGCCGATCGGTCATGGACGACACCGAGGGCTGCTTCGGCGGCGGCAATCCGGGGGAAATCCACGACGACGGGCAGACGACCCACTTCTCGGTCGTCGATCGCTGGGGCAACGCGGTCTCCTATACCTCGACGATCGAGCAGTTCATGGGCTCGGGCAAGATGGTCCCCGGTCGCGGATTTATGATCAACAACGAGCTCACGGACTTCGACTTCGCGCCGGGCGGCGCGAACCAGCCGAACGCCTGGAAGCGTCCGCTGAGCAGCATGAGTCCGATGCTGGTCCTGCGCGACGGCGAGCCGGAGTTCACCGCCGGGTCGCCCGGCGGCTGGTCGATCATCTCCACGACGCTGCAGACGATCCTGTACCGGTACGTCTACGGACTCGGCCCGCTGGAGGCGGTCACGGAGCCGAACATCTACACCCACTACTGCGGCGGGATCGGCTGGGACGAGGGCGTCCCGGCGGCGGCCCGCGACACCACCACGGCGTGGGGGCAGGACTGGGACGACGAACCCAGCACCCTTGGAAACGTCCAGGTCATCGACATCGGCGAGGACGAATTCACCGGCGCGGCCGATCCGAACCGCGCCGGCCAGGCCGTCGGCCTCGATCGACCCGGCAGCGGTGGCGGATGCGGACCCGATCGGGACTGA
- a CDS encoding acyl-CoA dehydrogenase family protein encodes MEFGLSEEQQQIRDEVKRFAENEIVPVAEEYDTEEKYPHDVVEKAAEMGLTGAYIPIEYGGAGYSILDTAIITEELFSYDPGIALSIVSTSFGTEAILRFGTEDQKERFLEPVAMGEKISGAAISEPDTGSDVSSVSTRAEKDGDEWVINGNKMWITNGSVGDFFVVLCKTNPDAQGRYNGFSQIVVESDRDGFSAEKITGKLGIRASDTAELIFDDVRVPEENLIGTEDAAFMQQMQFFDETRTAVAAQGVGIAKGATRAALEYAQDREQFGKSISEFQAIQHKLAEMATQTEAARNLTYKAAWNVDEENDITKLASMAKEFASRVAVEVADEAVQIHGGAGYVNDFPVERLYRDAKITQIYEGTTEIQKNIIARELLGKGF; translated from the coding sequence ATGGAATTCGGTCTCTCCGAAGAGCAGCAACAGATCCGCGACGAAGTCAAGCGGTTCGCGGAAAACGAGATCGTGCCCGTCGCCGAGGAGTACGACACGGAAGAGAAGTATCCGCACGACGTGGTCGAGAAGGCTGCGGAGATGGGGCTCACCGGCGCGTATATCCCGATCGAGTACGGCGGCGCCGGCTACTCCATCCTCGACACCGCGATCATCACGGAGGAGTTGTTCTCCTACGACCCCGGCATCGCGCTCTCGATCGTCTCGACGTCGTTCGGGACCGAAGCCATCCTCCGATTCGGGACGGAAGACCAGAAGGAACGGTTCCTCGAACCCGTCGCGATGGGCGAGAAGATCTCCGGCGCCGCGATCTCCGAACCCGACACCGGGTCGGACGTCTCGTCGGTTTCGACCCGCGCCGAGAAGGACGGCGACGAGTGGGTGATCAACGGCAACAAGATGTGGATCACCAACGGCAGCGTCGGCGACTTCTTCGTCGTGCTCTGTAAGACCAATCCGGATGCCCAGGGTCGGTACAACGGCTTCAGTCAGATCGTCGTCGAGTCCGATCGGGACGGCTTCTCGGCCGAGAAGATCACCGGGAAACTCGGCATCCGCGCCTCCGACACCGCCGAACTCATCTTCGACGACGTCCGCGTACCCGAGGAAAACCTCATCGGCACCGAAGACGCCGCGTTCATGCAGCAGATGCAGTTCTTCGACGAGACTCGAACGGCGGTCGCCGCGCAGGGCGTCGGCATCGCGAAGGGCGCGACCCGGGCCGCCCTCGAGTACGCCCAGGACCGCGAGCAGTTCGGCAAGTCGATCAGCGAGTTCCAGGCGATCCAGCACAAACTCGCCGAGATGGCCACCCAGACCGAAGCCGCGCGCAACCTGACCTACAAGGCCGCCTGGAACGTCGACGAGGAGAACGACATCACCAAACTCGCCTCGATGGCCAAGGAGTTCGCCTCCCGCGTCGCGGTCGAGGTCGCCGACGAGGCCGTCCAGATCCACGGCGGCGCCGGCTACGTTAACGACTTCCCCGTCGAGCGACTCTACCGCGACGCCAAGATCACCCAGATCTACGAGGGCACCACCGAGATCCAGAAGAACATCATCGCCCGCGAACTGCTCGGCAAAGGCTTCTAG
- a CDS encoding helix-turn-helix domain-containing protein, which yields MREFVFALEYEPGTNPVADVLADHPDTTIRSLSCHVTSDSLWRVDHATGSEQALAELEAAYETADYFADCLVKDDCGADCEVQVLDRSNGTLVVYTYWERTNVCTSVPHVALEYLGEGLLFETYREGRRYRWRIVLGSDAPIHEFFDALGEEVGECTGIEMLRVTELDPDRNRPESEGELPDEQREALRAAVERGYYETPRRIELSDLADELDVPRSTLSYRLRRAEASLASTFVAEDASIETLTAPSETAGI from the coding sequence ATGAGAGAATTCGTCTTCGCCCTCGAGTACGAACCCGGGACGAACCCCGTCGCCGACGTGCTCGCGGACCACCCGGACACGACGATCCGATCGCTGTCGTGTCACGTCACGAGCGACAGCCTCTGGCGGGTCGATCACGCCACCGGCTCCGAGCAGGCGCTCGCGGAACTCGAAGCCGCGTACGAGACGGCCGACTACTTCGCGGACTGTCTCGTCAAGGACGACTGCGGCGCCGACTGCGAGGTGCAGGTGCTCGATCGATCGAACGGGACGCTGGTCGTCTACACCTACTGGGAGCGGACGAACGTCTGCACGTCGGTTCCCCACGTCGCGCTCGAGTACCTCGGCGAGGGCCTCCTGTTCGAGACCTACCGCGAGGGGCGGCGCTACCGCTGGCGGATCGTCCTCGGCAGCGACGCGCCGATCCACGAGTTCTTCGACGCCCTCGGCGAGGAAGTCGGCGAGTGTACGGGCATCGAGATGCTGCGGGTGACGGAACTCGATCCCGATCGAAACCGTCCGGAGTCCGAGGGAGAGTTACCGGACGAACAGCGCGAGGCGCTGCGAGCGGCCGTCGAACGCGGCTACTACGAGACGCCGCGCCGGATCGAACTCTCCGACCTCGCCGACGAACTCGACGTGCCGCGATCGACCCTCTCCTACCGGCTCCGGCGGGCCGAGGCCAGCCTCGCGTCGACGTTCGTCGCGGAGGACGCATCGATCGAAACGCTGACCGCTCCCTCCGAAACCGCGGGGATCTGA
- a CDS encoding PAS domain-containing sensor histidine kinase, whose protein sequence is MNRPRVLCVSSDRSARASITLALTDTPINVVIAQDTETAVRRLERESIDAILVDADSIGRLSDLVASIESAAPETPTFVCWSDDGSIGVLGEVVGCEVDADSTGRLAAVITDRLAETGGAGPSSGDASAIPVEKGASKLDAIVGRIRRQLVGATSPVTVERVLREEFTESEAFTFAWVGEYDHGERAVVPWLTDPEAMEWPMQRTFAIGDGEQPLLERAMHDRDLQHLQPIAGNGSAVPFGDHAVAQGVRSVAIAPLASAMDLYGVLVVYAHESLSPPERETIASAAETASHVLESIVVRGRLDQQEQALHRYERLVETAGDGMCVLDATGHFTTVNDAGAEMTGYSREGLLGEHVSLLFDEDDVEAGEETIRTLLERGDRSAALELSLKTKTGSTIPCEITIAPLVRDGTFRGTVGVARDVTERKRSERKLREQNERLDAFAQIVSHDLRNPLGVSQGYLDLVAETESLEHVENVRDGLDRIESIIEDVLAIARDGEWAADVDVVDLERTADEAWEHVSTREATLSTDETMSIAADRSRFLRLLENCFRNSVEHGGNAVTVRVGPLGETDDSRGFFVEDDGRGLPQELRERIFDPSVSSSSEGLGIGLWIVREVATGHGWSVTATESENGGARFEFETGG, encoded by the coding sequence ATGAACCGGCCGCGCGTCCTCTGCGTGAGTAGCGATCGCTCGGCTCGGGCGTCGATTACCCTCGCACTGACCGACACGCCAATCAACGTGGTCATCGCGCAGGATACCGAAACGGCCGTCCGCCGCCTCGAGCGGGAGTCGATCGACGCGATCCTCGTCGACGCGGATTCGATCGGCCGGCTCTCCGATCTGGTCGCGTCGATCGAGTCTGCGGCGCCCGAGACGCCGACGTTCGTCTGCTGGAGCGACGATGGCTCCATCGGCGTGCTGGGCGAGGTCGTCGGCTGCGAGGTCGATGCGGATTCCACGGGCCGACTCGCAGCCGTGATCACCGACCGACTCGCGGAAACGGGCGGAGCAGGGCCGTCGAGCGGTGACGCGAGTGCCATACCCGTCGAGAAGGGGGCGTCCAAACTCGACGCCATCGTCGGCCGGATCAGACGCCAACTGGTCGGCGCGACGTCGCCGGTCACCGTCGAACGGGTGCTCCGCGAGGAGTTTACCGAGAGCGAGGCGTTCACCTTCGCCTGGGTTGGCGAGTACGATCACGGCGAGCGAGCGGTCGTTCCGTGGCTGACCGACCCCGAGGCGATGGAGTGGCCGATGCAACGGACGTTCGCGATCGGCGACGGCGAACAGCCGTTGCTCGAACGGGCGATGCACGACCGGGACCTGCAGCACCTCCAGCCCATCGCGGGGAACGGTTCCGCCGTGCCCTTCGGCGACCACGCCGTTGCGCAGGGCGTCCGATCGGTCGCGATCGCCCCGCTCGCGTCGGCGATGGATCTCTACGGGGTGTTGGTCGTGTACGCACACGAGTCACTTTCGCCGCCCGAACGGGAGACGATCGCGTCGGCCGCCGAGACCGCGTCACACGTGCTCGAGTCGATCGTGGTTCGCGGTCGACTCGACCAGCAGGAACAGGCGCTTCACCGGTACGAACGGCTGGTCGAGACGGCGGGCGACGGCATGTGCGTCCTCGACGCCACGGGACACTTCACGACGGTCAACGACGCGGGCGCGGAGATGACCGGCTACAGTCGCGAGGGGCTGCTCGGCGAACACGTCTCGTTGCTGTTCGACGAGGACGACGTCGAGGCCGGCGAGGAGACGATCCGAACCCTTCTCGAGCGCGGCGATCGCTCCGCCGCACTCGAACTGTCCCTCAAGACGAAGACCGGCTCGACGATCCCCTGCGAGATCACGATCGCACCCCTCGTTCGGGACGGAACGTTTCGAGGCACCGTGGGCGTCGCCCGCGACGTTACGGAGCGAAAACGCAGCGAACGGAAACTCCGCGAGCAGAACGAACGTCTCGACGCGTTCGCTCAGATCGTCAGCCACGACCTTCGGAACCCACTCGGCGTCTCGCAGGGCTACCTCGATCTCGTGGCGGAAACGGAGTCGCTCGAACACGTCGAGAACGTCCGCGACGGGCTCGATCGCATAGAGTCGATCATCGAGGACGTCCTCGCGATCGCTCGGGACGGCGAGTGGGCGGCCGACGTCGACGTCGTCGATCTCGAACGGACGGCCGACGAGGCGTGGGAGCACGTCTCGACGCGAGAGGCGACGCTTTCGACCGACGAGACCATGTCGATCGCGGCCGATCGCTCGCGATTTCTCCGGCTGCTCGAAAACTGCTTCCGGAACAGCGTGGAACACGGCGGCAACGCCGTCACCGTCCGCGTCGGCCCCCTCGGAGAGACCGACGATTCGCGAGGATTTTTCGTGGAAGACGACGGCCGGGGCCTCCCGCAGGAGTTACGAGAGCGGATCTTCGATCCGTCGGTCTCGTCGTCTTCGGAGGGGCTGGGAATCGGCCTCTGGATCGTCAGAGAGGTCGCGACGGGACACGGCTGGTCGGTCACGGCGACCGAAAGCGAGAACGGAGGGGCTCGGTTCGAATTCGAAACCGGCGGCTAG
- a CDS encoding 3-hydroxyacyl-CoA dehydrogenase/enoyl-CoA hydratase family protein, with product MELEDINTIAVLGAGNMGHGIAEVAAIAGYDVNMRDIKDEFVQNGYESIEWSLGKLAESDQLSQEEADAALDRVTPLVDMEEACGNADVVIEAVPEKMEIKKDVYEELEEVAPDRAIFATNTSSLSITELAGVTERPERFCGMHFFNPPVRMQLVEVISGAETDEETLEVIEDLAEDFGKSPVRVHKDSPGFIVNRILVPLMNEACWLVHENEATIAEVDSTTKYGMGLPMGSFELGDQVGNDVSYHVLDYLHEVLGDAYEPCPLLEEKVENEELGKKTGKGFYDYEDGEGAKIPTDEQSELVEKRLIASMANEAAKLIGGDVAPPESIDEATQLGAGFPDGPVKVVDEFGLGNALETLEEAHEKSGHERYEPADYLRERAEEIGSFYEPDADDEAGVEFDTIRVEYPGEMVGHVVIDRPHRMNTISDDLLEELSEAIDLLEDDDEVRAILLTGEGEKAFSAGADVQSMAAGGADPLGGVELSKKGQEVFGKLEASELPVVAGIDGYCLGGGMELATCADIRVASERSEFGQPELNLGLIPGWGGTQRLANVIGEGPAKEIILTAERYEATEMERFDFVKEVVNNDELEDAAFDLAADLAGGPPIATKYTKRAMLAGRHDTDAGLEYEAAAFGQLMATDDLMEGITAFMGDSEPEFEGK from the coding sequence ATGGAGCTGGAAGATATCAACACCATCGCAGTTCTCGGAGCGGGGAACATGGGTCACGGTATCGCGGAGGTCGCGGCGATCGCCGGCTACGACGTGAACATGCGCGATATCAAAGACGAGTTCGTCCAGAACGGCTACGAGTCGATTGAGTGGTCGCTCGGCAAACTGGCCGAGAGCGACCAGCTCAGCCAGGAGGAAGCCGACGCGGCGCTCGATCGCGTGACGCCGCTGGTCGACATGGAGGAGGCCTGCGGGAACGCCGACGTCGTCATCGAGGCCGTCCCGGAGAAGATGGAGATCAAGAAGGACGTCTACGAGGAACTCGAGGAGGTCGCACCCGACCGCGCGATCTTCGCGACGAACACCTCCAGCCTCTCGATCACGGAACTCGCGGGAGTGACCGAACGCCCCGAGCGGTTCTGTGGTATGCACTTTTTCAACCCGCCGGTGCGGATGCAGCTGGTCGAAGTCATCTCCGGGGCCGAGACCGACGAGGAGACGCTCGAGGTGATCGAGGACCTCGCCGAGGACTTCGGCAAGTCGCCCGTGCGCGTCCACAAGGACTCGCCGGGCTTCATCGTCAACCGCATCCTCGTGCCCCTGATGAACGAGGCCTGCTGGCTCGTCCACGAGAACGAGGCCACGATCGCCGAGGTCGACTCCACGACGAAGTATGGGATGGGGCTACCGATGGGGAGTTTCGAGCTGGGCGACCAGGTCGGCAACGACGTCAGCTACCACGTGCTCGACTACCTGCACGAGGTGCTCGGCGACGCCTACGAGCCGTGTCCGCTGCTCGAGGAGAAAGTCGAGAACGAGGAACTCGGCAAGAAGACCGGCAAGGGTTTCTACGACTACGAGGACGGCGAGGGCGCCAAGATCCCGACCGACGAGCAGTCCGAACTGGTCGAGAAGCGCCTGATCGCGTCGATGGCCAACGAGGCCGCCAAGCTGATCGGCGGCGACGTCGCCCCGCCGGAGTCGATCGACGAAGCGACGCAGCTCGGCGCCGGCTTCCCCGACGGCCCCGTCAAGGTGGTCGACGAGTTCGGCCTCGGGAACGCCCTCGAGACGCTCGAGGAGGCCCACGAGAAGAGCGGCCACGAGCGCTACGAGCCCGCCGATTACCTCCGAGAGCGCGCCGAGGAGATCGGCTCGTTCTACGAGCCCGACGCGGACGACGAGGCCGGCGTCGAGTTCGATACGATCCGCGTCGAGTATCCGGGCGAGATGGTCGGCCACGTCGTCATCGATCGTCCCCACCGCATGAACACGATCAGCGACGACCTTCTCGAGGAACTCTCCGAGGCGATCGATCTCCTGGAAGACGACGACGAGGTTCGCGCGATCCTCCTCACCGGCGAGGGCGAGAAAGCGTTCTCGGCCGGCGCCGACGTTCAGAGTATGGCCGCCGGCGGCGCAGATCCGCTCGGCGGCGTCGAGCTCTCGAAGAAGGGCCAGGAGGTCTTTGGCAAACTCGAAGCGTCCGAGCTGCCGGTCGTCGCCGGAATCGACGGCTACTGTCTCGGCGGCGGGATGGAGCTGGCGACCTGCGCCGACATTCGCGTCGCCAGCGAGCGCTCCGAATTCGGCCAACCCGAACTCAACCTCGGCCTGATCCCCGGCTGGGGCGGCACCCAGCGGCTCGCCAACGTGATCGGTGAGGGGCCGGCCAAGGAGATCATCCTCACCGCGGAGCGCTACGAGGCCACGGAGATGGAACGGTTCGACTTCGTCAAGGAGGTCGTCAACAACGACGAGCTCGAAGACGCCGCGTTCGACCTCGCCGCCGACCTCGCCGGCGGACCGCCGATCGCGACCAAGTACACCAAGCGCGCGATGCTCGCCGGCCGCCACGACACCGACGCCGGACTCGAGTACGAGGCCGCCGCGTTCGGCCAGCTGATGGCGACCGACGACCTGATGGAGGGGATCACCGCGTTCATGGGCGACAGCGAGCCCGAATTCGAAGGCAAGTGA
- a CDS encoding HalX domain-containing protein encodes MSDGPEVLVVDDEARLADLFAAWLDTDWTVETAYDGSEALEMMTASVGVVLLDRRMPGLSGDDVLAEIRDAGYDCRVVMVTAVDPDFDIIEMGFDDYLVKPVSKDELLRMVDDVVGRSDYETDIQEYYALVSKKALLESEKADRELVDNEEYRTLCERVDELERRVDETVSGMTSHDDFVGAFQNLQSEN; translated from the coding sequence ATGAGTGACGGGCCCGAGGTGCTCGTCGTCGACGACGAGGCTCGTCTCGCCGATCTGTTTGCAGCCTGGCTCGACACCGACTGGACGGTCGAGACGGCCTACGACGGATCGGAAGCCCTAGAGATGATGACCGCATCCGTCGGCGTCGTCCTGTTGGATCGACGAATGCCCGGGCTCTCCGGCGACGACGTTCTGGCCGAAATCCGGGATGCGGGCTACGACTGTCGCGTCGTCATGGTGACGGCGGTCGATCCGGACTTCGACATCATCGAGATGGGATTCGACGACTACCTCGTCAAACCGGTCTCGAAGGACGAACTCCTGAGGATGGTCGACGACGTCGTCGGTCGATCGGATTACGAGACGGACATCCAGGAGTACTACGCACTCGTCTCAAAGAAGGCGCTGCTGGAGTCCGAAAAGGCCGATCGGGAACTCGTCGACAACGAGGAGTATCGGACCCTCTGTGAGCGCGTCGACGAACTCGAACGCCGGGTCGACGAGACGGTTTCGGGAATGACGTCCCACGACGATTTCGTCGGCGCGTTCCAGAACCTCCAGTCGGAGAACTAG